In one window of Burkholderia sp. NRF60-BP8 DNA:
- a CDS encoding sensor histidine kinase → MTLADFIEANITDLVREWSDYAKSLSMQAHPLSEPQLRDAGAAILSAIAANMRVPQSAAQQQAKSHGSRDPSSAFNVTAGGHADIRVLQGFDINDLVAEFRALRAAVLRRWAQVAPDASDLALEEMTRFNEAIDQALAESVRAYARRIEHGRDLFMAVLAHDLRSPLSAIASSAYVLRHGADKPEQSQKIVGIVERAATRIQAMLDDLLVFTQSRLTDNLPLRIEAADLRALVAEAADEVRAAFPAVELELRLDGVLTGTWDRRRVQQLLVNLLVNAARYGDGRILACAHGGDDAVTLSVFNGGTPIAAELLPTLFDPLTRARAPNRDGHAAGVGLGLYICQSIAHAHGGEIQVTSSHQGTTFIVTLPTAP, encoded by the coding sequence ATGACGCTCGCCGATTTCATCGAGGCCAACATCACGGATCTGGTCCGGGAATGGTCCGACTACGCAAAATCCCTCAGCATGCAGGCCCATCCGTTGAGCGAGCCCCAGCTGCGGGACGCCGGCGCCGCGATTCTGAGCGCGATCGCAGCCAACATGCGGGTTCCGCAGAGCGCGGCTCAACAGCAAGCGAAGTCACACGGGTCGCGCGACCCGTCGTCGGCATTCAACGTCACCGCGGGCGGCCATGCCGACATACGGGTCCTGCAAGGGTTCGACATCAACGATCTGGTCGCGGAATTTCGGGCCTTGCGGGCCGCCGTGCTGCGGCGCTGGGCGCAGGTCGCGCCGGACGCGTCCGACCTGGCATTGGAGGAGATGACGCGCTTTAACGAAGCGATCGATCAAGCCCTCGCCGAGTCCGTGCGAGCCTATGCCCGCCGCATCGAGCACGGCCGAGACCTGTTTATGGCCGTGCTCGCACACGACCTCCGCTCGCCCCTCAGCGCCATCGCCAGTAGCGCCTACGTGCTCCGTCACGGGGCAGACAAGCCCGAACAGTCCCAGAAAATCGTCGGAATCGTGGAGCGAGCGGCGACGCGTATACAGGCGATGCTCGATGATCTACTCGTGTTCACGCAGTCGCGCCTGACCGACAACTTGCCACTTCGCATTGAGGCCGCCGATCTGCGCGCGCTCGTCGCCGAGGCGGCCGACGAGGTTCGGGCCGCGTTTCCTGCCGTTGAACTGGAGCTGCGGCTCGATGGGGTGCTCACGGGGACGTGGGATCGCCGGCGGGTCCAGCAGCTGCTGGTGAACCTGCTGGTCAATGCCGCCCGCTACGGCGATGGCCGAATCTTAGCCTGCGCCCATGGCGGCGATGACGCCGTGACGCTGAGCGTATTCAATGGCGGCACGCCGATCGCGGCTGAACTGTTACCCACTCTGTTTGATCCGCTGACCCGAGCCCGCGCGCCCAACCGCGACGGTCACGCGGCCGGGGTAGGGCTGGGTCTGTACATCTGCCAGAGCATTGCGCACGCGCACGGTGGCGAGATCCAGGTCACGTCGTCTCATCAGGGAACGACATTCATCGTCACGTTGCCGACCGCGCCATGA
- a CDS encoding type II toxin-antitoxin system TacA family antitoxin: MATTRFEARIETDVHAAIRRAAEIQGRTMSDFVVSAAREAAQRAIADAEVIRLSVAESERFAHAILTPAEPVDALKRTIDLHDQLLRNA, encoded by the coding sequence ATGGCTACCACACGATTTGAGGCCCGCATCGAAACGGATGTGCACGCGGCGATCCGGCGCGCTGCCGAGATTCAGGGGCGCACGATGTCCGATTTCGTCGTCTCGGCCGCCCGGGAGGCAGCGCAACGCGCGATTGCCGACGCGGAAGTGATCCGCCTGTCGGTCGCGGAATCGGAACGGTTCGCACACGCGATCCTGACGCCCGCCGAGCCGGTCGACGCGCTCAAGCGAACGATCGATCTTCACGATCAACTGCTGCGTAACGCATGA
- a CDS encoding GNAT family N-acetyltransferase yields MSGAQLVVAALEAAHDRSRFACGTPALDRYLREVVTQDVRRRVAACFVMLDGNVVAGYYTLSAASVALTDLPHAIARKLPRYPAIPAIPVVRMGRLAVDQAYRGRRLGAALLVNALQRAAKSEIAAVALTVDAKDETAAAFYRHFGFAPLTSDPLALFMPLATVK; encoded by the coding sequence ATGAGCGGTGCGCAGTTGGTAGTGGCCGCCCTTGAGGCGGCTCATGATCGATCTCGATTCGCATGCGGCACGCCCGCGCTTGATCGATATCTGCGCGAGGTGGTTACGCAGGACGTACGCCGCAGGGTGGCCGCTTGTTTCGTGATGCTCGACGGCAACGTCGTCGCGGGCTACTACACACTGTCTGCCGCGAGCGTCGCGCTCACGGATTTGCCGCACGCCATCGCACGCAAGTTGCCCCGTTATCCTGCGATCCCGGCGATCCCGGTGGTGCGCATGGGGCGCCTGGCCGTCGATCAGGCATATCGCGGCAGGCGACTCGGCGCAGCGCTGCTGGTCAACGCGCTGCAACGTGCCGCAAAGTCCGAAATCGCTGCGGTGGCTCTGACGGTCGACGCAAAGGACGAAACGGCGGCGGCGTTCTACCGGCATTTCGGCTTCGCGCCGCTGACTAGCGACCCGCTGGCATTGTTCATGCCATTGGCAACGGTGAAGTAG
- a CDS encoding DUF1016 N-terminal domain-containing protein, translated as MTQLDVGQAAYAGLHREIADVVASSREATARTVNALMTATYWEIGRRIVEFEQGGKGRPAYGDAVIRRLGAGLSE; from the coding sequence GTGACGCAGCTCGATGTCGGGCAGGCCGCTTATGCCGGACTGCACCGTGAAATTGCCGATGTAGTTGCGTCGTCGCGCGAAGCGACGGCTCGCACGGTGAACGCCCTGATGACGGCGACATATTGGGAGATCGGGCGACGAATCGTTGAGTTCGAGCAGGGCGGGAAGGGGCGGCCCGCTTATGGCGACGCGGTGATCCGCCGTTTGGGCGCCGGGCTGTCAGAGTGA